The DNA region AAGATGAGTATTTTCAATCATCACATTTAAATGTGAATGAGCATTAActtgttcatttttttcattgaatCTTGTCTATTAAGAACATTGATCATGTGCAAGATTCTGATAATGTCTGTTCTCTTGTTCAATAGGCTGTGGTGAACCGTTTGGAAGACGCGGAAGAAAAAATAGACCAAGCCATAATAGCTGCTCTTGAACACTCTAAGCCTGTTTACATAAGCATAAGCTGCAATCTTCCTACAGTCTCCATCACTAAACAGAACATCCCTCTGTTCTTCTCTCCCaagtatgtatatatattaattctcaTGTGTTTCATTATTTAGAGCTAAAATTGTAACCTTAATTATAGGCTTAGCAATCCATTATCACTAGAAGCAGCTGTTGAAGCCGCGGCAGGGCTATTAAACAAAGCTGTGAAGCCGGTTTTAGTGGCTGGTCCTGGCATAGGAACATCGAAGGCTTGTGATGCATTTCTAGGCTTAGCCAAAGCCTGTGGTTATGCAATTGCATACTTACCTTCATCAAAAGGCATTATCCCTGAAAATCACCCTCGTTTAGCTGGATGTTATTGGGGGGCTGTAAGCTCGCCAGCATGCAAAGATGTGGTGGAATCAGCTGATGCCACCCTTTTTGTAGGACCTCTTTTCGATGATATTCTTTCAGGTGGGCATACAATGTCGTTTGTTAAGGAGACTGCAATTATGGTTAAGGAAACTAATGTTGCTTTGGGGAATGGAGTTGGGAAATTTGGAGGTGTTATGATGCGTGATTTTCTTGAGGCTTTAACTAAGAAGGTGAAGATGAATAATGGGAGTTATGAGGATTATGTTAGAAGGAGGAGGAACATGTTGGATGGAGGAAGTAACGAGCTCCAGGTAGTGGCGCCGGGGTTTATAAAGACACGGGTTTTGTATGAACATATACAGAAAATGTTGTCGGATGAAACAATTGTTGTCCCTGATACGGGAGATTCTTGGTTCCAGTGTATAAAACTTGCTTTGCCACATGGTTGCGGGTAAACATACTAATTCCATTTAATTAGttcgatttttatttaaaaatactttaaattgaaattgaacaTAAATAGAATGGATTGTGTTATATATTAGACTCATTTAGATACTTTAGGAGTCTTAGAGGTGATATAATTATCGGGACAATACCGTATAAaagaatatcaaatttatcGACATTTTTTATACATCCAACAAAAATGATACGGTACGGTGGTGACGTTatgagtttttcaaaattttaatatttcggTATATGacgaaaatatcaaaataatacttatgtttattcatgtcaaattcaatttttataacttataagttTAGTTTCAAATCATTTGCTTGTTTATTGAAATATTagtctaaaaataatatattttattttatgatagaatgatttaactttcagttttgTCTATCAAGTTTTATGTagtaattatttgaaattgtttttctcatgtaaatatgtttttcttttgtaaacGTTATAATATTGGTAGTACTGAAATCTCGATATATCGTAAATATTCGGTATAATCGGTATGTTACTCAGATCATACCGAAATTTCGATACgatattgatataatatttcctAAAACAAAAATTTCGGTATGTATAAAATTTTTAGTATACCATATTGATCCAATCCAACCCATGGTCTTATTTCTGtcttgataaaatattatatatgaaaattgtTAACTGGATTTCTTTTTAATAAGTgagattattaaaatattagtaaatggatttaataaaatatttaatcatattaatttttggGTTTTCTCAAACTATTGTATTAGGTTCCAAATACAAATTCATTATGCATCATTAGGTTGGTCAATTGGGGCAACACTTGGGTTGGCACAAGCTGCACCAAACAAAAGGGTAATCACTTGTGTCGGGGATGGAGCCTTTCAGGTATGTGTTTAAACTAACCGCCTTAAATcaaagtattttaataatttgattaataaattgagtgatttaATAGTTGAAAAAATTCGTTATGAATTCTTAATGTTTGTGAATAATATTGACACATATATAGATGACGGGGCAAGAAGTATCATCAATGATTCGTAATGGACAAAGGAACATCATCTTTGTCATAAACAATGGTGGATATGGACTTGAATTCAAAATCCATGATGGTCCTTATAATGTCATCAAGAATTGGGACTACACACGCCTTGTTGATGCCATCGATAATGGCGAAGGAAAGTGTTGGACTGCCAAGGTAATTTCAACTATAAGTTATTTATGTTTCAATTATGTCTATTATAGTataaaaatttgagtatttcaTTGTAACAGATAAGATGTGAGAATGAGCTAACCGAGGCTATTCATATGGCTATGGGGGAGAAGATGAATTGTCTATGCTTCATTGAGGTTATGGTTGAACCAAGTGATTTATGCAACGAAGCGGTTCAGCTTGGCGCTTTTTTAGGGTCTTCTAACAGTTTGCCGCCCCTTCAATCTTGACCTAGTGTCGAAGGTAAATATGGGTAATTCACAAACGGTTTTGTTCAAGAATTAGTGAGGTTTTTTTGTTTACTAATCTCTTTCcttttttcttattcttcagACAAGTTCCTCGGCATTATCAAAAAATTCTAAGAAGGAAGGAATTTCAGATCATATGCTTAACTTATTATGTTGCTGGTTGGTCTCTAAGATATTTTACATTgtcttatttaatttgaattcaaaattgaactatttataatttctatGTTACAAGTATTaccaattttaaataatcattttcatGAATTTatcaactaataaaattattaatattttgttcatcTGTGTAAGTAAACAAAATTTAtgataagtttaatatattgttCATACATGTAAGCAAACAAATTTATGGCTggtttaatattttgttcattAGGTAAGCAAACAAGTTCAATTTTACTCACCTAATTTAAGCGACACCATTAATTCACAGTGTTAATATCAcgacaatttttaaattttattttgaaaagttagTAGAGTCGGTCGGAAAACTAATATTCTccttaaaaatatacaaacgtgttttgtaattttttcttcttcttattttcgtgtgttttatttttataatcttatgTCATGTTTGAGCAATATGTTTAAACAactcttataatttattatcgACCCCTCTTTCGCGATTTTATGTGGAAAAAGtcttttttggaaaatgacttattgtcattttattaaaaatcccaaaacgGGAAAAGTCGGGCGGACATTGTCCGTTTGTATCATTGTAAGTACCTAAAATGATAACACAAGTTCGGAGTAAATGAAAAACGTACAAAATGCACATGTCTATtacattattacaaaataatcaaaataagcTATTTTTCTCGCCTTAAAATCATTAAGCTTTGTGACTTTGTGTCCCCCACTTATCGCGACTTCTTTCATCCTTGAGAACTCGTCTCCACGTACTAATAAGAGCTCGGCAATCAATCATAACGTCTCTCCACACTTCCTCCACGCATTTTCGAGCTCTTCCGTACACTCTCGCATTTCTTTCGGCCAATGTATGGTAGAAGATCGAGGCAAAACCGCATCTAAACACACTTGCTGGAGAATTTTGAAATTTCTTTCTCTTTGTTTTACTTAGGGAAACTTCTTTGATCTCACCACATTCCCTCGAAAATGTAAACAATCCCATAGCCATGGCAAACATACCCCATATCACTAAGTAACGGCCAACCGCCTCGCCTAATAGGTGATCAATTGACTCCTCGTTTCCCTCGCATAATAGGCAGCTAGTGTCTTATATGTACATGTATCACTTAATTCTATCACTTGTATTCTACCTTCCTCGAAAAATTAACAAAAGTATAAAATGATGCCTCGAGATAACATTCAAAGACCAAACTAATAGAGCCCACTCAACAACCTGCTCCCTTTCCTAAATTACGTTCCATACTTTGCTGAAAATTAGTCTCCCATCTTTTTCGGCCTCCCATGAATGTGAATCAACTGTATCATGAAAGTGAATACTATTGAGCTGCTCGAGAACCCGTTACCCTTCTGGTATACGCCTTAGGAGTGAACTCCATTGCCCATCTCT from Impatiens glandulifera chromosome 5, dImpGla2.1, whole genome shotgun sequence includes:
- the LOC124938959 gene encoding pyruvate decarboxylase 1-like — protein: MAIKSPSPLNLRSKISKTHSFSKFKTINCLTNSDEVPITHQGPDNRLLLDPFRPSQLETTTLGRHIARRLKEIGVSDVFTVPGDSNLLLLDHIMDEPGMNLIGCCNELNAGYAADGYARGRGVGACVLTFTVGGLSAINAIAGAYSENVPVICIVGSPNTNYYGSNLNLHHAVDKLDFSEEFSCFKHVTCHQAVVNRLEDAEEKIDQAIIAALEHSKPVYISISCNLPTVSITKQNIPLFFSPKLSNPLSLEAAVEAAAGLLNKAVKPVLVAGPGIGTSKACDAFLGLAKACGYAIAYLPSSKGIIPENHPRLAGCYWGAVSSPACKDVVESADATLFVGPLFDDILSGGHTMSFVKETAIMVKETNVALGNGVGKFGGVMMRDFLEALTKKVKMNNGSYEDYVRRRRNMLDGGSNELQVVAPGFIKTRVLYEHIQKMLSDETIVVPDTGDSWFQCIKLALPHGCGFQIQIHYASLGWSIGATLGLAQAAPNKRVITCVGDGAFQVCV
- the LOC124939768 gene encoding pyruvate decarboxylase 2-like; amino-acid sequence: MIRNGQRNIIFVINNGGYGLEFKIHDGPYNVIKNWDYTRLVDAIDNGEGKCWTAKIRCENELTEAIHMAMGEKMNCLCFIEVMVEPSDLCNEAVQLGAFLGSSNSLPPLQS